One Chryseobacterium sp. StRB126 genomic region harbors:
- a CDS encoding T9SS type A sorting domain-containing protein, with protein sequence MKKLLNFLSIHSICLFFSCMLHGQLTTVKIDKNITYQKIRGFGGFVCSPQFAYNHMSTSEIQNLWGASSEGGYNIMRLYIPENSSNWSSVLATAQLAKSMGLTIFASPWTMPAAWKTNNHVNAVYTDANGVQQIGYLKTENYQDYALYLNSFVTYLQNNGVELDYISIQNEPDEMAQYQGCIWTPAQIASFIKNYGQLINCKVIAPESVGLTDNFASALLDPAAMANFEVYGGHQYGPIQSTYKQFQNYNKEIWQTEYLINWNSSSTQPARDFSWNTDAFTFAGSVNNALLGNVNAWIHYSAKRYYGLMGDGIYGTPAGVMTKRGYILSHYAKYTTGKTRIEAKWDDKTGVLQGSSYISQDGNQVVLMVINSSQNAYSLKVDLPFYTTSGTKVLTNTQSNMVSTPITMSTATFRPTADISSSSVMTFVFNKSGDRPASLMTGGDIHYNKIETQTATSTAFGTGFNISNTTVTFSNPSPLISNNMTAANGYLQLNDRYNKLILHVNSYTTAGQSYSDNTTLYYINSQGVTKSYNYGKINLPQGGNFDITLDISRQVLTDGCKGILGLRNSNYSSVLTLNLGDVYFNVGNEIASKFGGTYSASDSYLMDALESGYYTSVDFRNTAGVTSSNNWQPMSTNTNSIYYVNSNVSSSANNVISGTTCSNLVLSGQGMDFQVPFNFTANTASYSRTFNGYDVLILPFQANIPSGVTAYLMSPGAGNISCTAISNGIIPANTPVIINATGNITFNGSGNVSTPKAITVNQMNGVYQSIKVPANAYVLKTENGVTGFYKVTAGSEPAIGSFKAYLTEENTYSANILPLNFGSLSARNIYAEAKKESVKIYPNPVKADLFIDSDFLEAATIFDGKGSIIRSGLKINSGKNHINVADFPAGTYFIEVTHKNNTVLKQKFVKE encoded by the coding sequence ATGAAAAAACTTTTAAATTTTCTCAGTATTCATTCTATATGTTTGTTTTTCAGCTGTATGTTGCATGGGCAGCTTACTACAGTAAAAATTGACAAGAATATTACTTACCAGAAAATAAGAGGATTCGGGGGATTTGTCTGCAGTCCCCAGTTTGCCTATAATCATATGTCAACATCAGAGATTCAGAATCTTTGGGGAGCTTCCAGTGAAGGCGGATATAACATTATGAGATTATATATTCCCGAAAACAGCAGCAACTGGAGCTCCGTATTGGCAACAGCACAGCTTGCCAAATCTATGGGACTTACCATTTTTGCTTCCCCATGGACAATGCCCGCAGCCTGGAAAACCAATAACCATGTAAATGCTGTGTACACGGATGCCAACGGCGTACAGCAGATAGGATATCTGAAAACCGAAAATTATCAGGATTATGCCCTTTATCTCAACAGCTTTGTTACCTATCTTCAGAACAACGGAGTAGAACTTGATTATATCTCCATTCAAAATGAACCGGATGAAATGGCGCAGTATCAGGGATGCATCTGGACTCCTGCACAGATTGCCTCTTTTATCAAAAATTACGGGCAACTTATCAACTGCAAAGTAATTGCCCCGGAAAGCGTAGGGCTTACAGATAATTTTGCAAGTGCTTTGCTGGATCCCGCAGCAATGGCTAATTTTGAAGTCTATGGAGGCCATCAATATGGACCTATCCAGTCTACCTACAAGCAATTTCAGAATTATAATAAAGAAATCTGGCAGACAGAATATCTGATCAACTGGAACTCTTCATCTACCCAGCCGGCCCGCGATTTCAGCTGGAATACGGATGCTTTTACTTTCGCCGGCAGTGTCAACAATGCATTATTGGGTAATGTCAATGCCTGGATCCATTACTCTGCCAAACGTTATTATGGTTTAATGGGCGACGGAATTTACGGAACTCCCGCAGGAGTAATGACCAAAAGAGGCTATATCCTTTCACATTATGCTAAGTATACAACAGGAAAAACGAGAATAGAGGCAAAGTGGGATGACAAAACCGGAGTTTTACAAGGCTCTTCCTATATTTCCCAGGATGGAAATCAGGTGGTTCTTATGGTCATCAACTCTTCTCAAAATGCGTATAGTCTTAAGGTTGATCTGCCTTTTTACACGACTTCAGGAACAAAAGTACTGACCAATACGCAATCCAATATGGTCAGCACACCTATCACTATGAGTACGGCAACATTCCGGCCTACGGCTGATATCAGCTCTTCCAGTGTCATGACTTTTGTTTTTAATAAAAGTGGCGACAGACCTGCTTCTCTGATGACAGGCGGTGATATTCATTATAATAAAATTGAAACACAAACGGCTACCAGTACAGCTTTTGGAACAGGATTCAATATCAGCAATACAACGGTGACGTTCTCCAATCCAAGTCCTCTTATCAGTAATAATATGACTGCGGCTAACGGATATCTTCAGCTTAATGACCGATACAATAAACTGATTCTGCATGTAAACAGCTATACAACGGCGGGACAAAGCTATTCGGACAATACCACTTTATACTATATCAACAGCCAGGGCGTAACGAAATCGTATAATTACGGAAAGATTAATCTTCCGCAAGGAGGAAATTTCGATATCACACTCGATATTTCAAGACAGGTACTCACAGACGGATGCAAAGGCATTTTAGGACTGAGAAATTCCAATTACAGCTCTGTACTTACCCTTAATCTGGGAGATGTTTATTTCAATGTGGGTAATGAAATTGCTTCTAAATTCGGGGGAACTTATTCTGCTAGTGACAGCTACCTGATGGATGCGCTGGAAAGCGGATACTACACTTCTGTAGACTTCAGAAATACAGCAGGGGTTACTTCCTCCAATAATTGGCAGCCTATGAGTACCAATACGAACAGCATTTATTATGTGAACTCAAATGTAAGCTCATCTGCCAATAATGTGATCTCCGGTACTACATGTTCAAATCTTGTCCTTTCCGGTCAGGGTATGGATTTTCAGGTACCGTTTAACTTTACCGCCAATACTGCTTCTTACAGCCGTACATTTAATGGCTACGACGTGCTGATCTTACCATTCCAGGCTAATATACCTTCCGGAGTTACTGCTTATCTGATGTCACCCGGTGCAGGCAATATCAGCTGTACCGCAATTTCAAATGGAATCATTCCTGCAAATACTCCGGTAATCATCAATGCGACAGGGAATATTACCTTCAATGGTTCGGGGAATGTTTCCACCCCCAAAGCAATTACTGTTAATCAGATGAACGGAGTTTATCAGAGCATTAAAGTTCCGGCCAATGCTTATGTTTTGAAAACAGAAAACGGAGTAACAGGGTTCTATAAAGTAACTGCAGGAAGTGAACCTGCAATAGGATCTTTCAAAGCCTATCTTACAGAAGAAAATACTTATTCTGCCAACATTCTTCCTTTAAATTTCGGATCGTTAAGTGCCAGAAATATTTATGCTGAAGCTAAAAAGGAGAGTGTGAAAATATATCCTAATCCTGTAAAGGCAGATCTTTTCATTGATTCTGATTTTTTAGAAGCTGCCACCATTTTTGATGGAAAAGGAAGCATCATCAGATCCGGATTGAAAATAAATTCAGGGAAAAACCATATTAATGTGGCAGATTTCCCAGCTGGTACTTATTTTATTGAGGTTACCCATAAAAATAATACGGTATTAAAACAAAAATTTGTTAAAGAGTAA
- a CDS encoding glycosyl hydrolase 115 family protein, with product MNFTKNISLFLTLLFIFFVKAAEPFISFARTENSVVLKERNSGLMLLSDSDSDKGILRAVANLQSDFQKVTGVQPHLVSQNSGVNGMIIIIGEAGKSKTIDGLIRQKKLDGKALTGKREKYIIQNVSNPFPGVSEAIVIAGSDKRGTIYGIYEMSQQIGVSPWYYWADVPVEKKENLYFKKGIYTDGEPAVEYRGIFLNDEEPSLGGWARATFGGVNSKFYEKVFELILRLKGNYIWPAMWGKAFYDDDALSGPLANEMGIVMGTSHHEPMALAQTDWHRYIKKNNLPNVWDYAKNAEVLQKFWRSGLERSKNWEKLVTVGMRGDGDEAMGEGTNISLLEKIVKDQRKIIAEVTGKKAEKTPQVWALYKEVQDYYDKGMRVPDDVILLFCDDNWGNVRKLPDLSKPLHKGGYGIYYHFDYVGGPRNSKWINISPIQRVWEQMNLSYEHKIDKLWVVNVGDLKPMEFPISFFLEMAWNPKQFNTKNLFEYTEKWTAQQFGEKHAGEIARMINLYSKYNRRVTPETLDSKTYSLENYHEFETVLNDYRALAVEALRLKEQIPAEYQDAYYQLVLYPIDACSNLYEMYYAVAKNRELAAKKDPGANFYADKVKACFERNTYLDNQYNNVIAGGKWKHMMDQMRIGYKSWADGKENIMPEVTYISDAEVPKEKIFQEKNGYVSIEAENFARMSNSDRIHWEVIPDFGKTKSGVTTFPQSAYPKADENIWLEYDINFESKGKFEVELLLAPTLNFNHNKGLRYEISFDNESPQIVNFNGHYKGELGKWQSEHIIKSISKHSIQNTGKHTLRFRVLEPGIVLEKILINTGGLKPSYLGAPESEMLH from the coding sequence ATGAATTTTACAAAAAACATTTCGCTGTTTCTTACGTTGTTGTTTATATTTTTTGTAAAAGCAGCCGAACCATTTATTTCTTTTGCCAGGACAGAAAATTCGGTGGTATTGAAAGAGCGCAATTCAGGTTTGATGCTGCTTTCGGATAGCGATTCGGATAAAGGAATTCTGCGTGCTGTTGCGAACCTTCAATCCGATTTTCAAAAAGTAACAGGTGTTCAGCCTCATCTTGTTTCCCAAAATTCCGGTGTGAACGGAATGATTATCATTATTGGTGAAGCAGGTAAAAGCAAGACCATTGATGGTTTAATCAGGCAAAAAAAGCTGGATGGAAAAGCATTAACAGGGAAAAGAGAAAAATATATCATTCAGAATGTCAGTAATCCATTTCCTGGCGTTTCTGAAGCCATTGTGATTGCAGGAAGTGATAAACGGGGAACGATTTACGGGATTTATGAAATGTCTCAACAGATAGGTGTGTCACCATGGTATTACTGGGCAGATGTTCCGGTTGAGAAAAAAGAAAATTTATATTTCAAAAAAGGAATCTATACCGATGGTGAGCCTGCTGTAGAGTATCGCGGTATTTTCCTTAATGATGAAGAGCCTTCGTTGGGAGGTTGGGCCAGAGCAACATTTGGCGGAGTAAACAGTAAGTTTTATGAGAAAGTTTTTGAGCTGATCCTGCGCCTTAAGGGAAACTATATCTGGCCGGCAATGTGGGGAAAGGCATTTTATGACGATGATGCTCTGAGCGGGCCGTTAGCGAATGAAATGGGTATTGTGATGGGAACTTCCCACCATGAGCCTATGGCTTTGGCACAAACCGACTGGCACAGGTATATCAAAAAAAATAACCTCCCGAATGTCTGGGATTATGCTAAAAATGCAGAAGTTTTACAGAAATTCTGGAGATCCGGACTCGAGAGAAGCAAAAACTGGGAAAAACTTGTTACAGTGGGAATGCGGGGTGACGGTGACGAAGCGATGGGAGAGGGAACCAATATTTCCCTGCTCGAGAAAATTGTAAAAGATCAGCGTAAAATCATTGCTGAGGTTACCGGAAAAAAAGCTGAGAAAACACCTCAGGTCTGGGCATTGTATAAAGAAGTTCAGGACTATTATGATAAAGGAATGCGGGTTCCGGATGATGTGATCCTGCTGTTCTGTGATGATAACTGGGGAAATGTAAGAAAGCTTCCGGACCTTTCAAAACCTTTGCATAAAGGAGGCTATGGAATCTATTATCATTTCGACTATGTAGGCGGACCGAGAAATTCCAAATGGATCAACATAAGCCCTATTCAAAGAGTTTGGGAACAGATGAATCTTTCTTATGAACATAAGATAGATAAGCTTTGGGTTGTGAATGTAGGAGATTTAAAACCGATGGAGTTTCCGATCAGTTTTTTCCTGGAAATGGCTTGGAATCCAAAGCAGTTTAACACTAAAAATCTTTTTGAATATACTGAGAAATGGACCGCTCAGCAGTTTGGTGAAAAACATGCCGGGGAAATTGCCCGGATGATTAACCTGTATTCCAAATACAACAGAAGAGTAACTCCTGAAACCCTTGACAGCAAAACGTACAGCCTTGAAAATTACCATGAATTTGAAACGGTTTTAAATGATTACAGAGCATTGGCCGTAGAAGCTTTACGGTTAAAAGAGCAGATTCCGGCTGAGTACCAGGATGCATATTATCAGTTGGTTTTGTACCCGATTGATGCATGCAGTAATTTATACGAAATGTACTATGCTGTGGCAAAAAACAGGGAACTGGCAGCGAAAAAAGATCCGGGAGCCAATTTCTACGCAGATAAAGTGAAGGCATGTTTTGAAAGAAACACTTATCTGGATAATCAATACAATAATGTGATTGCCGGCGGAAAATGGAAGCATATGATGGATCAGATGAGAATAGGATATAAAAGCTGGGCAGACGGAAAAGAAAATATAATGCCTGAAGTTACCTATATTTCTGATGCTGAGGTTCCCAAAGAAAAGATATTTCAGGAGAAAAACGGGTATGTTTCCATTGAGGCAGAGAATTTTGCAAGAATGAGCAATTCTGATCGAATCCATTGGGAAGTGATTCCTGATTTTGGAAAAACAAAATCCGGGGTGACAACATTTCCGCAGAGTGCCTATCCAAAAGCTGATGAAAATATCTGGCTGGAATATGATATTAACTTTGAATCCAAAGGAAAATTTGAGGTGGAACTTCTTTTAGCTCCTACTTTAAATTTTAACCATAATAAAGGATTGCGTTATGAGATTTCTTTTGACAACGAAAGTCCGCAGATTGTGAATTTCAACGGCCATTATAAAGGAGAATTGGGAAAATGGCAGTCTGAACATATTATTAAATCCATTTCAAAGCATTCGATTCAGAACACAGGAAAACATACTTTACGTTTCAGAGTGCTGGAACCAGGCATTGTCCTGGAAAAAATATTGATCAATACCGGAGGTTTAAAACCTTCATACCTTGGAGCTCCCGAAAGCGAAATGCTTCACTGA
- a CDS encoding SGNH/GDSL hydrolase family protein encodes MRFKNLYIFIISGFLVSCSSSQSLAKQSSKDRWLTTWATAPQLVEPKNLPPEPGLSGNTLRQIVRVSVGGKKLRLRLSNKYSVDSLAVKAVSIAVPSDSSNVDAASIRSLTFEKKNNFKIAPGSDIYSDEVNFNLKPNSLLAITISYAKVTQSVTGHPGSRTTSFVVKGEQTNAMVFKNPVKTDHWYSLFNIDVKTGEPSYAVAIMGNSITDGRGSGTNRQNRWPDIFSQRLLANPSTRNISVLNFGIGGNCVVRGGLGPIALDRFDYNILNQQGVKWLIILEGVNDLGGTRDPDDASKRTEELIAAYQMMIDKAHANGIKVYGATILPFAKSFYDKPFRIEAWKKVNDWIRNSGKFDAVIDFAKQMQSENPEVILNDMHDHDFLHPNEAGYKRMGDFVDLNLFKN; translated from the coding sequence ATGCGCTTCAAAAACTTATACATCTTTATCATTTCGGGATTTTTGGTTTCCTGCTCTTCCTCCCAGAGTCTGGCAAAGCAGTCATCCAAAGACCGCTGGCTTACCACCTGGGCAACGGCTCCCCAATTGGTGGAACCTAAAAACCTTCCGCCGGAACCGGGGCTTTCGGGGAATACCCTGCGTCAGATTGTCCGTGTATCTGTAGGTGGAAAAAAATTGCGGTTACGTTTGTCCAACAAATATTCTGTAGACAGCCTGGCGGTAAAAGCAGTTTCTATTGCTGTACCGTCCGATAGCAGCAATGTGGATGCAGCCAGCATCAGATCATTAACGTTTGAGAAGAAAAATAATTTTAAAATTGCTCCCGGATCTGATATTTATTCTGATGAGGTGAACTTTAATCTGAAGCCTAATTCGCTGCTGGCCATTACCATTTCCTATGCAAAAGTAACCCAATCTGTCACCGGACATCCGGGTTCAAGAACTACCTCTTTTGTTGTTAAAGGTGAGCAGACCAATGCAATGGTATTTAAAAACCCTGTAAAAACAGATCATTGGTATTCGCTTTTTAACATCGATGTAAAGACCGGTGAACCCTCGTATGCGGTGGCTATTATGGGAAATTCTATTACCGACGGAAGAGGTTCGGGAACCAACAGGCAGAATCGCTGGCCGGATATTTTTTCGCAACGGTTACTGGCGAATCCTTCTACCAGAAATATAAGTGTCCTTAATTTCGGAATTGGTGGGAATTGTGTGGTGCGTGGCGGTTTGGGTCCTATAGCATTAGACCGTTTTGATTATAACATCCTCAATCAGCAGGGTGTAAAATGGTTGATCATTCTGGAAGGAGTGAATGATCTGGGAGGAACAAGAGACCCTGATGACGCTTCCAAAAGAACAGAAGAACTGATTGCCGCTTACCAGATGATGATCGATAAGGCACACGCTAACGGAATCAAAGTGTACGGAGCAACAATTCTTCCTTTCGCAAAGTCTTTCTATGACAAACCTTTCCGTATCGAGGCCTGGAAAAAAGTAAACGACTGGATCAGGAACAGCGGGAAGTTTGATGCCGTTATAGATTTTGCAAAACAAATGCAAAGTGAAAATCCGGAAGTCATCTTAAATGATATGCACGACCATGATTTTCTTCATCCCAATGAAGCCGGTTACAAAAGAATGGGAGATTTTGTGGATCTGAACTTATTTAAAAATTAA
- a CDS encoding glycoside hydrolase family 97 protein yields the protein MRKKVLYLLFSLFLINKSFAQVAEISSPDGHLKLQVFSEEGKASYKVILQEKIVLEKSPLGLVTNESDFSKNLKFTDSQKDVVSKKYTNTKIKKSEIDYKANTLSVSFINADQHQISIEFQVSNNNIAFRYNIPPMKERLSVVVQSETTGYRFPTQTTTFISPMMKPMTGFARTAPSYESGYKADAELGIPSDYGYVFPGLFHIGNEGWVLLSETGVNSTYCASHLETTAEKSLYKVAYPNIAENNGFGSTGAAVSLPGKTPWRTITVGDSLKPIVETTIPFDVVDPMYEPSQEYQFGKSTWSWILWQDKSMNYDDQVKFIDLAAALNYQFILMDALWDKNIGKDRMKELIQYAKSRNVGVLLWYNSNGAANDAPMGPRNKMSSSVERKKEMKWLKEVGVKGLKVDFFGGDKQETMRLYEDILSDANDYGLTIIFHGATVPRGWEVMYPNYAGSEAVLASEMLYFSEDVRKQEAFFATLHPFIRNTVGSMEFGGTFLNTYLTESNRDKNKRHTTDGFQLATAVLFQNPVQMFAVMPNNLTDSLKFQLDFMKEVPTLWDETVFIDGYPGKYAVVARRHADQWYVAGVNAEKQSQKLKIKLPMFAGKNLKLINDDAKGNTSEKEVKVNAKGDFTIEIQPNGGFVLKN from the coding sequence ATGAGAAAAAAAGTTTTATATCTTCTATTCAGTTTATTTCTGATCAACAAAAGCTTTGCGCAGGTAGCAGAGATTTCAAGTCCGGATGGACACCTGAAGCTTCAGGTCTTTTCAGAAGAGGGAAAAGCATCGTATAAAGTTATCCTTCAGGAAAAAATAGTGCTTGAAAAATCCCCGTTGGGCCTGGTAACCAACGAATCAGACTTTTCAAAGAATCTGAAATTTACTGACAGCCAAAAAGACGTGGTTTCTAAGAAATACACAAACACAAAGATCAAAAAATCTGAGATTGATTATAAGGCCAATACTTTATCGGTTAGTTTTATCAACGCAGATCAACATCAAATAAGCATTGAATTTCAGGTGAGCAACAACAATATTGCTTTCCGCTACAATATTCCACCAATGAAAGAACGGTTGAGTGTTGTAGTACAGTCAGAAACTACAGGTTATAGATTCCCGACACAGACCACTACTTTTATTTCACCTATGATGAAGCCGATGACAGGATTTGCGCGCACAGCACCAAGTTATGAAAGTGGTTATAAAGCTGATGCTGAGCTGGGAATACCATCCGATTACGGATACGTTTTCCCGGGTCTGTTCCATATCGGAAATGAAGGATGGGTATTGCTTTCTGAGACTGGAGTGAACAGTACATATTGTGCTTCACACCTTGAAACCACAGCAGAAAAAAGCCTTTACAAAGTAGCTTATCCGAACATTGCTGAAAATAATGGTTTCGGAAGTACTGGAGCAGCTGTTTCTCTTCCCGGAAAGACGCCGTGGAGAACAATCACAGTGGGGGATTCTTTGAAACCTATCGTGGAGACCACGATTCCTTTTGATGTGGTAGATCCGATGTATGAGCCTTCACAGGAATATCAGTTCGGAAAATCTACCTGGAGCTGGATTCTTTGGCAGGACAAAAGTATGAACTATGATGATCAGGTAAAATTCATAGACCTTGCTGCTGCATTGAACTATCAGTTTATTCTTATGGATGCGCTTTGGGATAAAAATATAGGTAAAGACCGCATGAAAGAACTTATTCAGTATGCAAAATCCAGAAATGTAGGGGTATTGCTTTGGTATAATTCCAACGGAGCGGCCAATGATGCGCCCATGGGACCCAGAAATAAAATGAGCTCATCCGTTGAACGGAAAAAGGAAATGAAATGGCTGAAGGAAGTAGGCGTAAAAGGACTGAAAGTGGATTTCTTTGGAGGAGATAAACAGGAAACCATGCGTCTTTACGAAGACATTCTCTCGGATGCCAATGATTACGGATTAACCATTATTTTCCATGGAGCCACTGTCCCGAGAGGCTGGGAAGTGATGTACCCGAATTATGCAGGAAGCGAAGCTGTTCTTGCCTCAGAAATGCTTTATTTCTCAGAAGATGTACGGAAACAGGAAGCTTTTTTTGCCACACTTCATCCTTTCATCAGAAATACAGTGGGAAGTATGGAATTCGGAGGTACTTTCCTCAATACATATTTAACGGAATCCAATAGAGATAAAAATAAAAGACATACCACAGACGGCTTTCAGCTGGCTACAGCAGTTCTGTTTCAGAATCCGGTTCAGATGTTTGCCGTAATGCCGAATAATCTTACAGATTCACTAAAATTTCAGCTTGACTTTATGAAAGAAGTTCCGACACTTTGGGATGAAACAGTTTTCATAGACGGTTATCCTGGAAAATATGCCGTGGTGGCGAGAAGACATGCGGATCAATGGTATGTAGCAGGTGTAAATGCCGAAAAGCAGTCCCAGAAACTGAAAATAAAACTTCCGATGTTTGCCGGGAAAAACTTGAAACTTATCAATGATGATGCAAAAGGAAATACATCAGAGAAAGAAGTGAAAGTGAATGCAAAAGGTGATTTTACGATTGAAATTCAGCCGAACGGAGGATTTGTATTGAAAAATTAA
- a CDS encoding glycoside hydrolase family 43 protein, giving the protein MNINKIYVSLIAMIGFSQMGFAQNPIVQTSYTADPAPMVYNDRLYVYTTHDEDDSTWFTMNDWKVYSTNDMVNWTDHGTILSYKDFDWAKRDAWAAQCVERNGKFFLYVPMWSKTNNKGAIGVAVGDSPFGPFHDPLGKPLVQSEWGDIDPTVFVDDDGQSHMYWGNPKLKYVKLNEDMISYSGNIVEVPMTEESFGKRDGKPNPERPTKYEEGPWLYKRKNLYYLFWPGGPLPEFIGYSTGKTAQGPWKYGGIVMPTEGKSFTNHPGVIDFRGKTYFFYHNGALPGGSGFTRSVSLEELTFNKDGSISPFKMTNGIAKAIATVNPYSFNQAEMIAWSENVKSYQNKEAGVFIKAKKNGAYTSVKNVDFRKKGASAFSARVGTTHNSDVTMTIHLDAVNGPVAATVKVPMTGGDDRWETVKVQMTEKITGIHDLYFIFNGKASTDIMYFDYWTFLENN; this is encoded by the coding sequence ATGAATATCAATAAAATATATGTCAGTTTAATTGCAATGATAGGGTTTTCTCAGATGGGATTTGCCCAAAACCCTATCGTACAGACCAGTTATACTGCGGATCCTGCTCCAATGGTTTATAACGACAGGCTATATGTGTATACTACTCACGATGAAGATGATTCTACATGGTTCACTATGAATGACTGGAAAGTATATTCTACGAATGATATGGTGAACTGGACAGACCACGGGACAATTCTCTCGTATAAAGATTTCGACTGGGCGAAACGCGATGCATGGGCCGCACAATGTGTAGAAAGAAACGGAAAGTTTTTTTTATACGTTCCGATGTGGTCCAAAACCAATAACAAAGGCGCTATAGGGGTTGCTGTAGGCGACAGTCCGTTTGGGCCTTTTCATGATCCGCTGGGAAAACCTCTGGTTCAGAGTGAATGGGGGGATATTGATCCCACAGTTTTTGTGGATGATGACGGACAGAGTCATATGTATTGGGGAAATCCTAAATTGAAATACGTAAAACTGAATGAAGATATGATCTCCTATTCCGGAAATATTGTAGAAGTTCCGATGACAGAAGAATCATTTGGAAAAAGAGATGGGAAACCCAATCCGGAAAGACCGACAAAATACGAGGAAGGCCCGTGGCTGTACAAAAGGAAAAACCTGTATTATCTTTTCTGGCCGGGAGGCCCGCTTCCTGAATTCATAGGATATTCTACAGGTAAAACAGCACAGGGACCCTGGAAATATGGAGGAATTGTAATGCCTACTGAAGGGAAGTCATTCACCAATCATCCCGGTGTTATTGATTTCCGGGGGAAAACCTATTTCTTTTATCACAATGGTGCATTGCCGGGCGGAAGCGGTTTTACAAGATCAGTAAGTCTGGAAGAGCTTACATTCAATAAAGACGGCTCCATTTCACCGTTTAAAATGACTAACGGAATTGCAAAAGCTATTGCAACCGTTAATCCTTATTCGTTCAATCAGGCAGAAATGATTGCATGGTCAGAAAATGTAAAATCTTATCAGAATAAAGAGGCTGGTGTTTTCATCAAAGCAAAGAAAAATGGGGCTTATACCAGTGTAAAGAATGTGGATTTCCGAAAAAAAGGAGCCAGTGCTTTCTCTGCAAGGGTAGGAACTACCCATAACAGTGACGTCACAATGACTATTCATCTGGATGCTGTGAACGGACCGGTTGCCGCAACGGTAAAGGTTCCGATGACGGGTGGGGATGACCGCTGGGAAACGGTAAAAGTTCAGATGACTGAAAAGATTACCGGCATTCATGATCTGTACTTTATATTCAATGGCAAAGCCTCAACAGATATTATGTATTTCGATTACTGGACCTTTCTTGAAAATAATTAA
- a CDS encoding alpha/beta hydrolase, which produces MNKSVVLALGFMLSGIFISAQDFEKKGPQDFDIEKKEIPHGKIDTIQYSSVTVGTTRKALVYTPPGYKKGTQYPVLYLLHGIGGDEKEWFRNGNPHIILDNLYAKGKLTPMIVVLPNGRAMKDDRATGDIMAKDKVAAFATFEKDLLNDLIPFIEKKYPVKKDRNNRAIAGLSMGGGQTLNFGLGNIDRFAWVGAFSAAPNTKEPQLLLPDPSKAKELKLLWISCGDQDRLMPFSKRTSDYLTENKIPHIFYVEPGGHDFKVWKNDLYLFSQLLFKPVNQEDVNLILKSE; this is translated from the coding sequence ATGAATAAATCAGTTGTATTAGCATTAGGTTTCATGCTGTCAGGAATTTTTATTTCTGCGCAGGATTTTGAGAAAAAAGGACCACAGGATTTTGATATAGAGAAAAAAGAAATTCCACACGGAAAAATTGATACCATACAATATTCTTCAGTAACGGTTGGTACTACGCGAAAAGCATTGGTGTATACTCCTCCCGGATACAAAAAAGGCACTCAATATCCTGTTTTATATCTGCTTCATGGTATTGGCGGAGATGAAAAAGAATGGTTCAGAAACGGAAATCCCCATATTATTTTAGATAATCTGTATGCCAAAGGAAAGCTTACTCCAATGATTGTTGTACTGCCTAATGGAAGGGCAATGAAAGATGACAGAGCAACAGGAGATATCATGGCAAAAGATAAAGTAGCGGCTTTTGCAACCTTTGAGAAAGACCTGCTGAATGATCTGATTCCATTTATTGAAAAAAAATATCCGGTTAAAAAAGACAGAAATAACAGAGCCATTGCCGGACTTTCCATGGGCGGCGGGCAGACCCTGAATTTCGGGCTGGGAAATATCGACAGGTTTGCCTGGGTAGGTGCTTTTTCCGCAGCTCCGAATACCAAGGAGCCTCAGCTGCTTCTTCCGGATCCATCCAAAGCTAAAGAATTAAAGCTTCTCTGGATTTCATGTGGAGATCAGGACAGGCTGATGCCTTTCAGCAAAAGAACAAGCGATTATCTTACAGAAAATAAGATTCCTCATATTTTTTATGTAGAGCCGGGCGGTCACGATTTTAAAGTCTGGAAAAATGATCTGTATCTGTTTTCACAACTGCTTTTCAAACCTGTAAATCAAGAAGATGTTAATCTTATTCTGAAGTCAGAATAG